The following is a genomic window from Branchiostoma lanceolatum isolate klBraLanc5 chromosome 10, klBraLanc5.hap2, whole genome shotgun sequence.
TGACGACTTAGAAAATGGATAAGTGGTGTGTATTTTAGAAAGAAACTTAATTTTGAAATAGCCCTGGAAGTTTTTCAGAATATCGAAGAAGAACGAAAATAGCGGAGTATGTAAACATCTTATGTCAACTTTCCTTACAGTCAACGATCACGGACCTAGAGACCCGCCTCTCCCAGATGGAAACCCTCGTTGCTGCCACTCAGACCCTGGCTAGCCTGGACCACGGTCTCGGTACCGAGCTCAACCCAGCATCCTCCTGCCTTATCATCATACAGAACAACCCCTCCAGCCAGGATGGCGCCTACTTCCTTATCGGGAAGGACGGAACCATCTACCAGACCTACTGCGACATGACCACGGCCGGAGGCGGCTGGACGCTGGTCTCCAGCGTGCACGAGGACGACATGTACGGCAAGTGTACGGCCGGGGATCGCTGGTCCAGCACCCGCGGGAACAACATCAACTACCCCGGCGGAGATGGCAACTGGGCCAACGTACACACCTTCGGCTCCATGGGGTCGGCCACCACCGACGACTACAAGAATCCAGGCTACTTCAGCATCAGCGCCTCCAACGTCATGCTGTGGCACGTGCCGAACAACGTGCCACCGAAAGAGTACAAGACCGCCTCCTACCTACGGTACCGCACCTCCAACGGTTTCCTCGAGGACTACGGAGGCAACCTGTACTCTCTTTTCAAAGATCACTTCCCAATCGGCTACAACTTGGGCACGTACACCCACGACAACGGCCCGGCCATCCCCATTGTGTACGAACAGGGCAGTAATCATCTTGTCGAGTCACTGTTTCCCCCGAACATTGATTCTCGCAATGAAGCCATTCCCGGGTTCATACAGTTCCGGGTGTTCACCGGTAGAGCAGCGTGCCTGGCTGTTTGTCCGGGCATCAACTTTGTTGGACCCGATGCAGAGCACGTGTGTATCGGTGGAGGTGGATATTACCCCCACCATGCCGCTAAGTGCGGTGACTACGCCTCCAAAGACTGGGATGGCTACGGCACCGGGGTGGGGTGGAGCTCGAACCAGCTTGTCACGGAGTCCGTCATCATGTTCTTTTATCGCTAGTTATGCTAGCGTGCTGAAGAGGCCGGGAAACCTCCATACGATTCAGCAAGTTAGGAAAACGACCATAAAGTCCAACCGATCGATATCCAGAATAATATCCCAAATGTATCTTTGAATACCTGTTTTCAGGAAGTAATAAAATGACATAGAAACAACTCTGCtatcttttttatttcatatgtTCCAACCCTGTGTGGAATTTTCTAGAATGTCGGTTTCAGCTATGACTCTTGGGATGCCAGTTAGTGTTATAGAGTCTAAAGCCAAATGTACATCATAGGGTAGTCGATATATGGAGTTAAAATCACACGTCATAGCTCAAATGTCACCATACCAAAAGGGGACCATAACAAGGCTGACCTTTGGAGTAGTGATCAGGGTACACACTTGTTGTGACTTGAATACTTACTCAGCCATGTTGACAACTAGCACCTGACCAATTAGAAAACGAGATGGCTCACCTCAACTTTATCTTCCCATCAGTGATCATTGGTCACAACTTATCGATTTTTTTAGAAGCGCGATTGTAAAACCGTGGTGCAAGACGTCTTATTCCAGctacatatttttgtttgtttgtatacacCAAAAATGATGAGGGCCATCATAGTCATCTTAGCCATCCTTTCTGTCGGATTTGGCATTCCAAACGATGTCTCTATGCGAGCTGTAAATGAGGGTACGTGCCAGTACACATTCGTGGTTCCTCGTGACGTGGCGCCCCCCACCCACTCCTGCTCCGAAACTGGATACCTGCTAACTGACCTGGAAGATCTACAGGGCACCGTTGAGGGACAGCAGGTAAATAACAATGGTGCTGGGGCACGATTCGTATTTTATAATCTATCAAGACCCTTATGTCGATTATATGATTTTATTTGTAGTaggtacacacacagacacagatatAGGGAAAATTAACGTCATAGCAGATGTCATCATTAATTGAGACTAATTTAGCGCACATGTTTGTTAAGTATTCATTTACATACAAAGATAATCCTTCTTCAGATAGAACCACACGTTGTGCCGTTCTGATTCATGACACTCACCATTTTGTGGGTTTTCCTTAAATTAAGTACCTCCCAATTATGTTTATCTGTGAATTGAGTATACAATCAGGAACATCATCAGCGACATCACTAAAGCAACTTTCTTAGCCTAATTATGGTGACGCTGTAAGTATTACTATACTGTTGCCTTCCCGTTCTCTGCAGGCAGTAATTGATGCGTTCTTAGAGGAACAAAGAAACCAGACAAGGAAACTATTGGAGCTTGAGTTGGACCTGGAGCGGGAGAGAGCCAGGCGTGCGGAGCTGGAGTTGGAGCTCGAGAGAGAGAAGAACAATCGCCAGACCAACGACTTGAACCTCACCAACGTTGTCAACGCCCTGGATAATCGTCTGTCACATGTGGAAACTATGGTCGCGGCTACTCAAACTTTAGCTAGCTTGGACCACGGTCTCGGTACCGAGCTCAACCCAGCCTCCTCCTGCCTTCTCATCAAACAGAACAACCCCTCCAGCCAGGACGGCGCCTACTTCCTTATCGGGAAGGACGGAACCATCTACCAGACCTACTGCGACATGACCACGGCCGGAGGCGGCTGGACCCTGGTCTCAAGCGTGCACGAGGACGACGTATATGGCGAGTGTACGGCCGGGGATCGCTGGTCCAGCACCCGCGGGAACAACATCAACTACCCCGGCGGAGATGGCAACTGGGCCAACGTGCACACCTTCGGCTCCATGGGGTCGGCCACCACCGACGACTACAAGAACCCAGGCTACTTCAGCATCAGCGCCTCCAACGTCATGCTGTGGCACGTGCCGAACAACGTGCCACCGGAAGAGTACAAAACCGCCGCGTACCTACGGTACCGCACCCCCAACGGTTTTCTGGGTGTCTATGGAGGCAACCTGTACTCTCTTTTCAAAGATCACGTCCCCATTGGCTACAACTTGGGCACATACACCCATGACAACGGTCCGGCCATCCCCATTGTGTACGAACAGGGCAGTGATCATCTGGTGCAGTCAATGTTGCCTCCGAATGTGGTTTCATTGAGTGAGGCTATGCCCGGGTTTGTGCAGTTTCGCGTCTTCACTAACAACGGAGGGTGCCTGGCCGTTTGTCCAGGTGTGAACTACGTTGGACCGAACGCAGAAACAGTGTGCATCGGTGGAGGGGGGTACTGGGCTGAAGGTGCATACCATTGTGGTGACTACCCATTGAAGGACTACAACGGCCATGGCACCGGTGCGGAATGGAGTGCAAACCAACTTGTCACTGAGTCCGTCATCATGTTCTTTTATCGCTGAAAAGGTCGATTCAGCGACTCAGAAATAAGTCATCACCATACACACCAACTGTTTTACATGTAAATCCGGAAAGTGCAAAATCCCAATAGTAGCTTTGAATAGCCGCTCTCATCAATCAATAAATGTATCAAGAAGCCCCTTTACGAGCTCTTTTTAAGTCTATATTTTCTAACTCTGTGTGCAAGTCCGTAGATGTCAGCATCAGCGTAGGGACCTCCACTGTTGCCTCCCGAAGCTATTTCGAGAAATGAAGCCGTCCCCAGATTCGTGCAGTTTCGCGTGTTCACTAACCACGGATCCTGCACTGCGGTTTGTCCAGGCGTCAACTTCGTTGGTATCAACTCAGAGCACGTGTGCATCGGCGGAGATGGATACTTTGCGGAAGGAGAACCTAGGCAGTGCGGTGACTACGCCTCCAAGGACTGGGACGGCTATGGTACTGGTGTGGGCTGGAGCTCCAACCAACTTGTCACAGAATCCGTCATCATGTTCTTTTACCGCTGAAAAGTCTGGAAACACCCCCAACTTCCGTCAGTTAACTACACTATGATGATAAGGATGTTTGGAAGGTACAAGTTTCCAGGTACAGCTTCACATATCTGCTTTCAACCAATAAAACCAAAACAACAACCTTGCGACTTTGTATATTtctttcaggtacatgtaaatttccTCTTTCAGTTCATAGTCATCTGAGACTGCCAATCTTTTGGCCGTGCTATGAAACATGCACTGTTGATGAtgaatatatacaaaattgaATCCTTGCCTCTGAGCTTAGAATCCAATTGACGACCTATCAGATTAAACAGATTTAGTGCCATATGACGAGAGCTAGGTGTAATTACCGCTCAGTCGTCAGTACAGAAAAATACCGTCATAATATAAACTTTCTCTTCAGTTTGGTGGTTAAATTAATAGCGCCCAACTAGAATTCCTTTcataagacatgtacatttacgATGCAGGACCCCATCTAGTACCTATTTGTTATACTCTAAATGTTACATATGCTATGGCACACGCGTTGTTCCCTCGTTCAAAGGTCGTATGAATTTTCATAACTTCACAGCGCCTCCTGGCGTCTCCATCGCGAGTAACAGCTCCTTTCAATGTTCCTTCGATTCTCTATATACAGATCAAGCCAGCAGGTCGGACATGTTTGTCGTCACTTGTTAATCATGATCCGAATGAACCCCTTATAGCAGACCTGTCCGTCCCCCTCCACATCAGCCTCCTCCATCATCTCATCAACCTCCTCCTCCGCCATCTTGTCTGCGATGTTCATCATCACGTGACGAAGGTCTGGAACGTTGAGGAGAAAAACGTCATATTTCAAAACTCTCGCGTTTCTTTGCATTCAAAATGATGCTCAACCCAATTGAGGTGTGTAACATCTCGGGGTTGGCTACTTTAGGAGTTATATGCCTTGAAAAAGGCCTGTGACAATTTCTGTCGAACACGCATTTCGAACCACTCAGTGACCGCAGGTAGCCTTGCGAGACCG
Proteins encoded in this region:
- the LOC136444095 gene encoding intelectin-1a-like — its product is MFQRTMKAIIVFLSVISIGFAIPNDVSMRAVNGDTCQYTFVVPHDVAPPTHSCSDTESLRADLESLRNTVAGQQSTITDLETRLSQMETLVAATQTLASLDHGLGTELNPASSCLIIIQNNPSSQDGAYFLIGKDGTIYQTYCDMTTAGGGWTLVSSVHEDDMYGKCTAGDRWSSTRGNNINYPGGDGNWANVHTFGSMGSATTDDYKNPGYFSISASNVMLWHVPNNVPPKEYKTASYLRYRTSNGFLEDYGGNLYSLFKDHFPIGYNLGTYTHDNGPAIPIVYEQGSNHLVESLFPPNIDSRNEAIPGFIQFRVFTGRAACLAVCPGINFVGPDAEHVCIGGGGYYPHHAAKCGDYASKDWDGYGTGVGWSSNQLVTESVIMFFYR
- the LOC136444088 gene encoding intelectin-1a-like; protein product: MMRAIIVILAILSVGFGIPNDVSMRAVNEGTCQYTFVVPRDVAPPTHSCSETGYLLTDLEDLQGTVEGQQAVIDAFLEEQRNQTRKLLELELDLERERARRAELELELEREKNNRQTNDLNLTNVVNALDNRLSHVETMVAATQTLASLDHGLGTELNPASSCLLIKQNNPSSQDGAYFLIGKDGTIYQTYCDMTTAGGGWTLVSSVHEDDVYGECTAGDRWSSTRGNNINYPGGDGNWANVHTFGSMGSATTDDYKNPGYFSISASNVMLWHVPNNVPPEEYKTAAYLRYRTPNGFLGVYGGNLYSLFKDHVPIGYNLGTYTHDNGPAIPIVYEQGSDHLVQSMLPPNVVSLSEAMPGFVQFRVFTNNGGCLAVCPGVNYVGPNAETVCIGGGGYWAEGAYHCGDYPLKDYNGHGTGAEWSANQLVTESVIMFFYR